The DNA window AAGAATTGGGCAGCAGCAACTTCAGTGAGCCATCGAAAATCTGAGCCAGATCCTCGACACTGGCGCCCTGCGCTCCGAGTCCAGGAGCGAGGATCGGTCCGGTGAAACCCGACAGATCCAGACCGTGATCGCGGGTCGCGCCGACAACCAAGCCAACAGTTGCCGAACCGTTCGAATTGACCGCGGCCCCCGCGTCGACGATCGATTGACCGACGGTGCGACCGGTCGTGATCGCCTGCTGTAGCGAAGCCCCCTCGGGGTTGGAGGTGCGGGCCAGGACGAACACTCCCCTACCGCCCGCCTCGGCCAGCGCGATCGTCTCGTTCAGCGAATCGAAGCCCAGGTACGGCGAGACCGTCACGGCGTCCGAGGACAATGAAGAGTCCGCACCGAGCCACGACTGCGCGTACGCGCTCATGGTGCTGCCGATATCGCCGCGTTTCGCATCGGCGATCACGAGCGTTCCGGCGTCGCGCAGCACCGAGATGGTCCGTTCGAGCACGGCGTACCCGGGGCTGCCGTAAGCCTCGAAGAATGCGACCTGAGGCTTGACCACCGCAATCTCGCCCACGAACGCTTCCACACAGATCTCGGCGAACTTCTCGAGCCCGTCGGCGTTGCTCGGCAGACCCCACTGTTCGAGCAACGCAGGATGCGGATCGATCCCCACGCACAGACGCCCACGAGCGGACGTCGCCGCGCGGAGCCGATCCAGCCATCCCTGCGCACTCATGCCTGTCCCACTCCTGCCGTGAGTACCGCATGCAGATCCTGCAACGACCGCACACCGATGTCTCCGGCAATGCCGGCCTCGATACCCTGCACTGCCGCCGATGCGCCCTGCACGGTCGTGATGCACGGAATGTTCTGCGCGACGGCTGCGCTGCGGATCTCGTACCCGTCGACGCGCGGTCCGGAATTACCGTACGGCGTGTTGATCACCATCGCGATATCTCCGGCAAGGATCCGGTCGACGATGGTGACGGCACCTTCGGGCACCTCTTCTCCGGACTGCTTGTAAACCTGCTCGCACGTGATTCCGTTTCGCCGCAGCACCTCGGCGGTGCCCTCGGTGGCCAGGATCGTGAAACCGAGGTCCGCGAGCCGCTTGACCGGGAAGATCAGCGAACGCTTGTCCTTGTTCGCGACGGACACGAACACGGCACCCGACGCGGGCAGCGAGCCGTAGGCCGCCGTCTGACTCTTTGCGAATGCAGTACCGAAGTCGGCGTCGATACCCATGACCTCGCCCGTCGACTTCATTTCCGGACTCAGCAACGTGTCCACTCCGGTACCGTCCGCACGTCGGAACCTGTTGAACGGCAACACAGCTTCCTTGACGGCGATCGGAGCGCCGAGCGGCGTCGTGCCGCCGTCTCCCTCGGCGGGGAGCATTCCGCTCGCGCGTAGGTCGGCGATCGACTCGCCCAACATGACGCGGGCGCAGGCTTTCGCCAACTGCACTGCCGTTGCCTTGGACACGAACGGGACCGTGCGGCTCGCCCTCGGGTTCGCCTCGAGCACGTACAGGATGTCGTCCTTGAGCGCGTATTGAACGTTGAGCAGACCCTTGACGCCGATACCCTTTGCCAGCAGCTCCGTCGAGCGACGGACGTTCTCGATGTCGGAGCGGCCCAACGTGATCGGCGGAAGCGCGCATGCCGAGTCACCGGAGTGAATCCCGGCCTCTTCGATGTGCTCCATGACGCCACCCAGGTAGACCTCGGTACCGTCGCACAGAGCATCGACATCGATTTCGACGGCGTCTTCGAGGAACCTGTCGACGAGCACCGGACGGTCGTCCGAGATCTCGGTTGCGCGCGAGATGTAGTCCGCGAGCGATGCCTCGTCGTACACGATCTCCATTCCGCGTCCGCCGAGAACGTAGGACGGACGGACCAGCACGGGGTAGCCGATGCCGCCTGCGATCTCGCGAGCGCCGTCGAACGTCGTCGCCGTACCGAACTTCGGTGCCGGCAATCCGGCTTCGGTGAGAACCCGCCCGAACTCCCCGCGATCTTCCGCGAGATCGATCGCCTCCGGACTGGTACCGACGATCGGCACACCCGCGGCCTTCAATCGCTTGGCGAGGCCGAGCGGGGTCTGGCCACCGAGCTGGACGATGACGCCGGCCACCGTGCCGGACGCCGATTCCGCCCGGTACACCTCGAGCACGTCCTCGAACGTCAACGGTTCGAAGTAGAGGCGGTCCGCGGTGTCGTAATCGGTCGAGACGGTCTCGGGGTTGCAGTTGATCATGACGGTCTCGTAGCCGGCCTCCGACAACGTCTGTGCCGCATGGACGCAGGAGTAGTCGAACTCGATGCCCTGACCGATTCGGTTCGGGCCGGAACCGAGGATGAGGACCTTGTCCCGCTCACGCTGCTCGGCGACCTCGGACTCGGCTGTGGGGTCCAGCTCGTACGTGCCGTAGTGGTACGGGGTCTTCGCCTCGAACTCGGCAGCGCAGGTGTCGACCGTCTTGTAGACCGGATGCACTCCGAGCTGATCACGCAGTGCGCGCACGCCGTCCTCGCCGCCCAGTTCCGGTCGCAGCGCAGCGATCTGGCGATCCGACAAGCCGTGATACTTCGCTTGACGCAACAGAGCTTCGTCGAAGTCGGTCGCCGCGCGGAGTTCGTTGCCGAGTTCATGGATCTGCTGAAACTGGTCGAGAAACCACGGGTCGATCTTGGTGGCGTCGAACAGCTGCTCCAAAGTCGCCCCGAGTGCGAATGCCTTCTCGATCCCATACATGCGACCGTCCTGCGGGACGCTGAGATCCTCGAGCAACGCGTCGAGACTTTCTGCCTCCACCTCGGGGCCGGTCCAGTAACCCGCGCGCTTGGTCTCCAGCGAACGCATCACCTTGCCGAACGCCTCGGTGAAGTTGCGGCCGATGGACATCGCCTCACCGACGGACTTCATCGTCGTGGTCAGGGTGCCGTCGGCGCCGGGGAACTTCTCGAACGCGAAGCGCGGTGCTTTGACGACTACGTAGTCCAGAGTCGGCTCGAAGCAGGCCGGGGTTTCCTTGGTGATGTCGTTGACGATCTCGTCCAAGGTGTATCCGATGGCGAGCTTGGCGGCCATCTTCGCGATCGGGTAACCGGTCGCCTTGGACGCCAACGCCGAGGACCGCGACACCCGCGGGTTCATCTCGATGACGACGAGTCGACCGTCGGCCGGATCCATCGCGAACTGGATGTTGCAGCCACCGGTGTCGACACCGACCTCACGGAGGATGTCGATCGAGAGGTCACGCATCTTCTGATATTCGCGGTCGGTGAGCGTCATCGCCGGCGCGACGGTCACCGAGTCACCGGTATGCACACCGACAGGGTCCACGTTTTCGATGGAACAGACGATGACCACGTTGTCGCGGCCGTCACGCATGAGCTCGAGCTCGTATTCCTTCCAACCGAGGATCGACTCCTCGATCAGGACGTTTGCCGTCGGCGATGCCGATAAGCCGCCACCGGCGATGCGGGTCAGGTCGGCGTCGTTGTAGGCCAGCCCCGAGCCGAGCCCGCCCATCGTGAACGACGGCCGAACCACGACGGGGAACCCGAGTTCGGCAACCGTCGCGCGAACCTCGTCCATCGTGTAGCAGACAGCCGATTTGGCCGACTCTCCACCGACCTTCGCGACGATGTCCTTGAACTTCTGCCGATCCTCACCGCGCTGAATGGCGTCGAAGTCGGCGCCGATCAGCTCGACGTCGTACTTCTCCAGAATCCCCTGCTCATGCAGTGCGACAGCAGCATTGAGCGCAGTCTGACCACCGAGCGTGGCCAGAACAGCATCGACGGGATTACCTTGCAGCGCCTCGCGGGCGAAGATCTTCTCGATGAAGTCGGCGGTGATCGGCTCGACGTACGTGGCGTCGGCGAACTCCGGATCCGTCATGATGGTCGCCGGATTCGAGTTCACGAGGCTCACCCGCAAGCCCTCCTCACGCAACACCCGGCAAGCCTGGGTTCCGGAGTAGTCGAACTCACAGGCCTGTCCGATGACGATCGGTCCTGAGCCGATGACCAGGACGTGTCCCAGATCTGTACGGCGTGGCATTACTTGTCAACTCCCTCGAGCACTGATGTGAACCGATCGAAGAGGTACGCGGCGTCGTGTGGACCGGCCGCGGCCTCGGGGTGGTACTGAACGGAGAAGGCACGGCCGTCGAGAAGTTCGACGCCCTCGACGGTGCCGTCGTTCGCGCATGTGTGGCTGATTCGGGCGCGTCCGAAATCGGTGTCGAACTCTTCACCGGCTTCGCCTTCGAGCGCGAATCCGTGATTCTGCGCGGTGATGGCAATACGTCCGGTGGTGTGCTCGATCACCGGGATGTTCATGCCTCGGTGTCCGAACTTCATCTTGTAGGTCGAACGTCCGAGCGCACGACCGAGGATCTGATTGCCGAAGCAGATACCGAACAGCGGCAGTTTCCGTTCCAGTACCTCGCGGGTCAAGGCGACATTCGCATCCGCAGTCGCCGGGTCCCCGGGGCCGTTGGACAGGAAGACTCCGTCGGGATTCAGGTCGAGGATCTGCTCGACGCTGGTGGCGGAGGGGACGACATGGACGCGGATACCGCGCTCGGCGAACATACGTGGGGTGTTCGTCTTGATCCCGAGATCGACTGCGACAACGGTGAAACGGGCCGTATCGGCCGGCTCGATGGTGTAGCCGACAGCGGTCGTGACCTCGCCGGCCAGATCGGCGCCGAGCATCGACGGCTGGCCGAGCACCTGCTCGAGCATCTCGCCCTCGGTGCCGAGGGAGTCACCGGAGAACACCCCGGCACGCATGGAGCCGCGGGTGCGGAGGTGTCGAACCAACGCGCGCGTGTCGATACCTGCAATTCCGACGACGTTTTGAGCTTCGAGCTGATCCTGGAGCGATCCCGTTGCTCGCCAACTCGACGTGCGCCGCGCGGGATCGCGTACGACGTAACCTGCAACCCAGATCTTGTTGGGATCCTGCGCGCTGGAGGCTTCGCCATCCTCTTGATTCCAGCCGGTGTTGCCGATCTGAGGCGCCGTGGCGACGACGATCTGACGGTGGTAGCTGGGGTCGGTGAGAGTCTCCTGGTAGCCGGTCATCCCGGTGCAGAACACGGCTTCTCCGAGCGTCCGGCCCTGGGCTCCGAAGGTAGTGCCGCGAAATATCCGGCCGTCCTCCAGAACAAGAACTGCGCTGCTCACGCGGTTGTCTCCTTCGAGTCGTTCGTATGTGTGTCCGGGTCTACCCACTCGGGGTAGACGAGCTTGTCATCTGCTCGAAATCCTGTGTCGATCTCGGTTCCGGACGGGAGAACCCAGCGGATCACGAGCAGTCCGTCCTTACTCATGACTTTGCCTGCCAGCCCTCGCTCGGTTCGGATCGCGCGCACCGACGTCTGCGGAATCCAGATGGTGGACTCGCCCGTGCGCGTGAGCAGAATGCCTGCGGTGTACCGCGACAGTTCCGCGGTCGCGCGGTGTCCGATGTCACCGACGGCGATTCGGTCCTGCCAGCTCGGCGCGATCGTGCTGCCGACGTAGAGCCCGGTCGAGACCTCGATGAGCGTCTCGCCGAGGTCGGCGGGCACCTCCGGGAAGGAGCCGATGGATTCGGCCTGACGCTTCTGACGCCCGCGCCAACCCCAGAAGATGAGGCCGATCATGGCGATCCAGAAGACGATGAAGCCGATGACGATGAGAATTCTGTCCACCCTCAGTCACCGACCTTGGACCGAGTGACGCCGTCGCGAGCGGTGATTCGTCCGCGAAGAAGAGTCGTGGTGACCTTCGCCGAGAACGTCATCGACTCGAATGGGGTGTTGTCGGAGATGCTCGCCAGTTTCTTGCCGACGACCGTCCACGATGCGCACGGATCGACGAGGACGAGGTTCGCAGTCTCGCCGACCTCGATGGGTCTGCCCTGATCGGATAGTCCGACGATCTGGGCCGGGCGCTCACTCATCACGCGCGCAACCCCGCGCCAATCCAGCAATCCCGGTTCGACCATCGTCTGGACGACGATCGCCAACGCCGTTTCCAATCCGAGCATGCCGGGCTTGGCCTGCGCGAACTCACAGCACTTGTCCTGCTCGGCGTGCGGAGCGTGATCCGTCGCGACACAGTCGACCGTGCCGTCCGCCAAACCGCGCCGCAGCGCGTCGACGTCCGACGCCTCGCGCAACGGCGGGTTGACCTTGTTGATCGCGTCGTATGTCTCGAGCCTCGAATCGTCCAGCAGAAGGTGATGGGGCGTTACCTCCGCAGTGATCGAAATGCCCTGCCCGCGAGCCCACTTCAGCAACTCGACGGTGCCGGCGGTCGACGCGTGACAAATATGTACGGACGCTCCGGCGTCGCGCGCGAGCAGAGCATCGCGGGCGACGATAGACTCCTCGGCCGCCCTCGGCCATCCGGCGAGCCCGAGACGGGCAGCCGTCGGCCCCTCGTGCGCGATCGCATTGACCGTGAGGCGTGGTTCCTCGGCATGTTGTGCGATGAGCACGCCCAGCGAACTGGAGTATTCGAGAGCTCGTCGCATGATCAGCGGGTCGTCGACACATTTGCCGTCGTCGGAGAACATCCGCACCTTGCCGACTCCGGCCGCCATCGTCGCCATCTCGGCGAGCTGTGTGCCGCCGAGCCCGACGGTGATTGCGCCGACCGGGTGCACGTCGACCAGGCCGACCTCCTGGCCCCGTCGCCACACGTGGTCGGTGATGACGACAGAGTCGGCAACCGGCGAGGTGTTGGCCATGGCGAACACTGCGGTATAGCCACCGAGCGCGGCAGCGGCAGAACCGGTCGCGATGGTCTCGGTGTCCTCGCGGCCGGGTTCACGCAAGTGCGTGTGCAGGTCGACGAAACCGGGGAGCAGAATCTGACCATGGCCTTCGACGACCTCTGCGTCACCGGGGTCGAGATCGGGCCCGATCGAAGCTATCTGGCCGTCGTCGATCAGTACGTCGGTTGCGGGTTCTTCGCCGTAGACGAGTACGCCCTTCAGCAGCACGCTCATCAGGCACCCCCGTCCGAACCGACGAGCAATCGGAACAGAACCGCCATGCGCACGTGAACCCCGTTCGTAACCTGTTGTAGGACTGCAGTTCTGGGAGAATCAGCTACCGAGGACGCGATCTCCATCCCGCGCAGCATCGGACCCGGGTGCAGCACGACTGCGTGCTCAGGCAGCAGATCCATCCGCTTCTGGGACAACCCGTACGTTATGGAGTACTCCTTGGGTGACGGAAAGAACCCACCGTTCATACGCTCTGCCTGCACCCGCAGCATCAGTACGGCATCGAGTGCCGGTAGCTCAGCGTCGATGTTGTGCGACACCCGGACCGGCCACATCGACGCACCGACGGGCAACAACGTCGGGGGCGCGATGAGTACTACCTCGGCACCGAGAGTCGACAACAGAATCGCGTTCGACCGAGCGACCCGGCTGTGCAGGATGTCGCCGACGATCCCGACGCGCTTACCGGCGATCGATCCGAGGCGCTGACGCAGCGTCAACGCATCGAGCAGCGCCTGCGTGGGATGTTCGTGTGTACCGTCGCCGGCATTGATCACCGCCGGTCCACCGCCGTCGCCCTGTCCAGCTGTCCACTGGGCGATCTGGTGGGCAGCACCTGACGCCGGATGCCGCACGACGAGCGCGTCGGCGCCTGCTGCGCGCAGGGTCATCGCGGTGTCGCGAAGAGACTCGCCCTTCGACACCGACGAGCTGCTCGCGCTGACGTTGATCACATCGGCACTCATCCACTTGCCTGCGACCTCGAAGGACACCCGCGTCCGCGTCGAATTCTCGAAGAACACCGTCATGACGGTTCGGCCCCGCAGAGTCGGGAGCTTCTTCACCTCGCGGCCAAGCAGCGCCTGCTCGAACCGGTCGGCTTCGTCGAGCAGTTCGGTCGCCGATTCGAGAGTGAGATCGGATACGGACAGCAGATGCTTCACTTGGCTTCCCTCGTAGCGGCCAGGCTGACCCCGTCGTGTCCGTCGTGCTCGACGAGTTGCACCGACACGTCTTCGGTACGGGCGGTTGGGACGTTCTTGCCCACGTAATCGGCTCGGAGCGGAAGCTCTCGATGACCCCGATCGATCAGCACTGCCAGCTGGACTGCGCGCGGACGACCCAGATCGCGCAGCGCGTCCAACGCCGAGCGCACCGTACGGCCGGAGAAGAGAACGTCGTCGACCAGCACGACCAGAGCATCGTCGACCCCGCCGGAGGGGACCGAGGTGCGTTCGAGCGGGCGGTGGGGCTTACCGCGAAGATCATCGCGGTAGAGCGTGATGTCGAGGGAGCCGACCGGCGGCTTGATCCCGGAGAAGGTGTCGATACGCTCGGCGAGTCGCTCGGCGAGAGTTGTGCCGCGGGTAGGAATTCCCAGCAGGACCACCCGAGGTGCGTCGGCTGAGTCGAGCGCGGTCTTCTCGATGATCTGATGCGCCATCCGCGCGATGGTCCGGCCTACATCAGCGGCGGACAGAAGTTCGCGAGACGAGCTGGGCGGTGGTTCGGACGCAGGCAAACTACGACCTCCTTCTCCGCCTCTCTGGACGGATCGTTAAAGGATGTCTGACAGTGCACCAGCCTAGCAACGACGCTCCCCGAACGTCTCATTCGGGGAGCGTCGCGTGAGGCGAATTACTCGTCGACGGCGTCGTCGCTGCGCGAGGACACAGCTGCGGCGGCTGCCCGGACCTGAGGGGCCACCAACACGATCTGGCCGAGGACGCCGTTGACGAACGACGGCGAATCGTCGGTGGACAACTGTTTGGCGAGCTCGACGGCCTCGTCGACCGCTACGACCGGCGGTACGTCGGTTGCGTGGAAGAGTTCCCACACCGCAACGCGCAGGATAGCTCGGTCGACCGCCGGCAGACGGTTCAAGGTCCAATCGTTGAGGTGGTCTGAGATCACGCTGTCGAGACGGTCGAGGTTCTCCGCAACGCCGCTGACCAGAGTCTCCGTGTACTCACTGACCGGGGCAATCGAATCATCGGCGCGGGCCAGCTCGATTCGCTCCTTCGCCAAATGCACCGGATCGGCATCACGGGCTTCGGCCTCGAACAGGAAGTCCACGGCCCGCTTACGTGCCTTGTGCCGCGCACCGAGCTTCTTGACCGGCTCGTTCTCGCTGCGCGCCGCACTCTTCTTCGACGAATTCTTCGACGACACCTTAGGAGTTCACACGCCCGAGGTAGTTGCCGTCACGCGAATCGATCTTCAGCTTGTCGCCGGTGTTGATGAACAGGGGCACCGACACCTCGGCACCGGTTTCCAGAGTCGCAGGCTTGGTTCCGCCCGTCGAACGGTCACCCTGCAGACCGGGATCGGTGTGCTTGACCTCCAGTTCGACGGTGACCGGCAACTCGACGTACAGCGGTACGCCCTCATGCGTGGCGACCTGGACCTGCATGTTCTCGAGCATGAATCGAGCACCGTCACCGACGACTGCTTCGGTGATCGAGATCTGATCGTAGGTGTCGCCGTCCATGAAGACGAAGTCGCTACCGTCGTGATACAGGTACGTCATGTCGCGACGGTCGACCGTGGCGGTCTCGACCTTGACTCCGGCGTTGAAGGTCTTGTCGACAACCTTGCCCGACAGCACGTTCTTGAGTTTGGTGCGCACGAAGGCGGGGCCTTTGCCCGGCTTGACGTGCTGAAACTCGATGATCGTCCACAGCTGATTCTCTATGCTGAGGACGAGACCATTCTTGAAATCACTGGTGGAAGCCACAGTCTTTTACGTCTCCTCGTGTTCTCGTGTGCAGGAACCGCCGTGCGTCACACGAGAGTAAGTTCCTTGGTGGTCATGGTCAGCAGCTCAGGACCGTCGTCGCGAACGATGAGCGTGTCTTCGATCCGCACGCCTCCGCGTCCCGAGAAGTACACACCCGGCTCGACGGTCACAGCTGCACCGCACAGCAGTGTACCGGTGCTCGTCTTCGCGATTCCCGGCGCTTCGTGGATTTCGAGTCCGACGCCGTGCCCGAGTCCGTGCAGAAAGTACTCTCCGTAGCCGGCGTCCTCGATCACCGACCGCGAGGCTGCATCGACGGACGCTGTGCTCACGCCGGGCGCGAGCGCCTCGCGGCCGGCGGTCTGTGCGCGCTGCACCAACGAGTACAGGTCTGTCTGCCACTGTTGCGGGGTGCCGAGCACCACTGTGCGTGTCATGTCCGAGTGGTAGCCGCCGACGAGCGCACCGAAATCGAACTTCACGAAGTCCCCGGCTGCCAACACTGCAGCGGTGGGACGGTGATGCGGTACCGCAGAGTTCGGACCCGCTGCGACGATGGTCTCGAACGAAATGCCGTCGGCGCCGTGCTCGACCATCAAAGCCTCCAACTCGCGGGCGACGTCGAGTTCGGTTCGTCCGACAGCGATGCCACCTCGTTCGATCAACACCGCGAAAGCGTCGTCGGCCGCACGGCATGCGTCCCGAAGCAGTCCGACCTCGTGCTCGTCCTTGACCATCCGCAGTTCCTCGACGAGACCGGGTGCACGCACGAGCGTCGCCTGGGGTTCGATGTCGCTCCACACTCTGTGTTGGTCGACGGTCACGACGTGCGACTCGAATCCGACCGAACCCGGCCGCGGCGTCACATCGCTGCTCAACAGATACGCCGCAGACGACCTGTCGATGACAGCGCGCAGATCGGGTACCTGTTCGGCGACCTGCGTCAGATAGCGACCGTCTGTGCAGACGACGGTGTTGTCCTCTCGGTCGGGCGAGTCGTGCGCCGACACGATCAGAGCAGCGTTGGAGCCGGTGAAACCGGTGAGGTAGCGAATGTTGAGCAGGTCGGTCACCAACATGGCGTCGAGATCGTTCGATTCCATGCTGCGACGAAGGGCAGCGCGTCTACTGCTGTGATCTACAGGCATTCGTACAACGTACCGTTGTGGAGTTGCACAGCCATGACCGAAACCGCGACCCCAGGTTCTGTGGGGTCGCCCACATCACGCGCCTCGTATGGATAGGCTGTGCCCCATGACAGGGTGGGTGGTACGCGGAATCGGTATGTGCTTGATCAACGTGGCGGTGAGGATCCTTCTGGGCGTCGCTGTAACGCAGTGGCCGCTGCACGGATCTCAGCTTCGGTGGCTCGGGATGGCAGCAGTGTTGCTTGCGGTCGTGGTGTGGGCGGGGCTCGACGGTATCCGAGACCGTCGAAAGAACCCCGACCCCGAATACGGCGAAGACCTGACGATGGTGTGGCTCAAGGCCGCAGCGCTCGGAGGCCTAGCGGCGGGGTTGATCACCTGGCTCGTGCAATTGATCGTCGACTTCAGCGTCGGTCAGAACTCCTTGTTCTTCGAGCTGACCTCCGGCGCCGCCTTCACCATTCTGGTGATCTTCATCCCGGCGACGATTTCTGTCTTCCTCGGACGCCTCCTGGCAGGTCGGGACGCGAAGAAGAAGTTGGCGGCGTCGGACGCGAAGCGGGAGAAAGAACGCCACGATCGTCACCTCGTCGGAGCCGGTTCTGCATCAGCTGCGACGATTCCCGCTCAGGAGCCCCAGTGGTCGGGCGACAACTCCGATACCGAGGTATTTCGTGCTGTCGATCCCGACGCGCCCGAGCCTCGCGGGAATGCCACGAAGCACCGCGACAATTCCTGAGACCGACAAGGTGGGTGGAAATCCATGCGCCGCATGGATTTCCACCCACGCCTAGTCCCTAGAGCAAGATTCCAGTCGACGATGACCCAGTGTCGTCCTTGGCGATAGCCGAGTACGCAGCGACGAGAAGCGACGGATCCGGGCCTTCCAATCGACCGGGCTTGGCCAGACCGTCGAGTACGACGAATCGCAGCATTCCAGCTCGGTTCTTCTTGTCCGTCTGCATTCCCTTCAGCAAGTCGCCGAACGCATCACCGTCGTAGCCGACGGGCAGACCGACCAATTCGAGTATCGAGCGGTGCCGATCTGCGGTGGCGTCGTCGAGCCGACCAGCGAGCCTGCCGAGCTCTGCCGCGTAAACCAGTCCGACCGCCACCGCAGCTCCATGACGCCACCGATAGCGCTCTCTGCGCTCGATGGCGTGGCCGAGGGTGTGGCCGTAGTTGAGGATCTCGCGGAGGTTCGACTCCTTCAGGTCGGCTGCGACTACCCGCGCCTTGACCTCGACGGACCGACGAATCAGCTCCGGCAGAACCGTGCCGGTCGGATCGAGCGCAGCCTCGGGATCGGCTTCGATCAGATCGAGTATCACCGGGTCCGCGATGAATCCGGTCTTGATGACCTCGGCGAGCCCAGCGACGATCTCGTTCCGTGGAACGGTCTCGAGTGTTGCCAGATCGATCAAGACTGCAGCCGGTTCGTGGAACGAACCGACGAGATTCTTGCCTGCTTCGGTGTTGATGCCGGTCTTTCCGCCGACCGCCGCGTCGACCATCGCGAGCAAGGTCGTCGGCACATGCACGATCTTGACTCCGCGCATCCACGTCGCGGCCACGAACCCGGCAAGGTCGGTCGCAGCGCCGCCGCCCAGGCTTACGATGGCATCCGAGCGGGTCAGACCGATTCGGCCTAGAACTTCCCAGCAGAAGCCGGCAACGGCCAGTTCTTTGCCGTCCTCGGCGTCGGGAATTTCGATGCGATGCGCGTCGATCCCCTGAGCTGCCAACGCCTCCCGGACCGCTTCGGCGGTATCCGCCAGCGGCGGCTGGTGGAAGATCGCGACGGTTCGCACACCCGCGAGTTCAGCGACCAGATCGGTCAACAGTCCCCTGCCGATGATCACCGGGTACGGCGCGGCCGATTCCACCATGACTCGTACTGGTTCGGTCATCGGTTCAGCTCATCCATTGGGGCTTCCTGCTTTCTCGTGGTAGTGCTTCAACTTCGCGACGACCTGCCCGACCACACGTGCCGGACTGCGGCCGTCCGTTCGCACTCGGATCGCCGCGACCGAGCGGTACAACGGCCGACGGGTTCGCATCAGGTGCTGGTACTTGGCCCGCGGATCGGGCCCGGCAAGAAGGGGTCGGGACGAGTTGGCACCCGTTCGCCTGAGTCCTTCGGCCACGCTGATCTCCAGGTAGACCACCGGCAGTGGTTCCAGGAGCGCTCGGGTCCGCTCGGACAAAATGGATCCTCCGCCGAGCGAGACGACACCGGTGTGGGTAGCCAGCGCTTCGGCGACGATCTGCTCCTCGATACTGCGAAAAGTAGGCTCCCCATCGTGCGCAAAGATTTCAGCGATCGTGCGCCCGGTTCTGCGCTCGATCAAGGCATCGGTGTCGCACAGTTCCAGTTCGAGCGCAGCGGCCACCCTGCGTCCGATGGTGGATTTGCCGGCACCGGGCGGTCCGATCAGAACCGCGTACGGAGTCATCGCGGTGGTCGGGCGGCTGTGCCCTTCACGTAGTGGTCGACATTGCTGGTCGTTTCCGCCAACGAATCGCCGCCGAACTTCTCCAATGCGGCCTGCGCAACCACGAGCGCCACCATCGTCTCGGCAACGACGCCCGCTGCCGGCACGGCACAGACGTCCGAGCGCTGGTGGATGGCCACCGCTTCCTCGCCGGTCGTCATGTCCACGGTCGCCAGCGCGCGCGGAACGGTCGAGATGGGCTTCATCGCTGCACGGATCCGCAGTGCTTCACCGTTGGTCATGCCACCTTCGAGTCCGCCTGCGCGGTTCGTCGAACGCAGTATTCCG is part of the Rhodococcus sovatensis genome and encodes:
- the aroB gene encoding 3-dehydroquinate synthase, which encodes MTEPVRVMVESAAPYPVIIGRGLLTDLVAELAGVRTVAIFHQPPLADTAEAVREALAAQGIDAHRIEIPDAEDGKELAVAGFCWEVLGRIGLTRSDAIVSLGGGAATDLAGFVAATWMRGVKIVHVPTTLLAMVDAAVGGKTGINTEAGKNLVGSFHEPAAVLIDLATLETVPRNEIVAGLAEVIKTGFIADPVILDLIEADPEAALDPTGTVLPELIRRSVEVKARVVAADLKESNLREILNYGHTLGHAIERRERYRWRHGAAVAVGLVYAAELGRLAGRLDDATADRHRSILELVGLPVGYDGDAFGDLLKGMQTDKKNRAGMLRFVVLDGLAKPGRLEGPDPSLLVAAYSAIAKDDTGSSSTGILL
- a CDS encoding shikimate kinase; this translates as MTPYAVLIGPPGAGKSTIGRRVAAALELELCDTDALIERRTGRTIAEIFAHDGEPTFRSIEEQIVAEALATHTGVVSLGGGSILSERTRALLEPLPVVYLEISVAEGLRRTGANSSRPLLAGPDPRAKYQHLMRTRRPLYRSVAAIRVRTDGRSPARVVGQVVAKLKHYHEKAGSPNG